One genomic segment of Hymenobacter psoromatis includes these proteins:
- a CDS encoding YqjF family protein, translating to MPSPTLADRLAMRERPAGRPLMHQEWGDLLFMHWPVPAELIQALLPPRLTVDVHEGMAWLAVVPFRMWDVHSRVTPPVPGVREFLELNVRTYVHLDGVPGVWFFSLDASNPLAVWAARTFFHLPYFRAQLKLERPAADELHYIGHRVHNGAPEGHFAATWRVGAVLPPAEPGSLVFFLTERYCLYAAGGMGPGRGDKLYRGRIAHTSWPLHEVELLNYNSDLVEGHGLPTPLGAPLLHAGGHVSVDLWRLRRV from the coding sequence ATGCCCTCCCCTACCCTTGCCGACCGCCTGGCCATGCGCGAGCGTCCCGCCGGCCGGCCGCTGATGCACCAGGAATGGGGCGACCTGCTTTTTATGCATTGGCCGGTGCCGGCCGAGCTGATTCAGGCCCTCCTACCCCCCCGCCTGACGGTGGACGTGCACGAGGGCATGGCGTGGCTGGCGGTGGTGCCCTTTCGGATGTGGGACGTGCACAGCCGCGTGACGCCGCCCGTGCCCGGCGTGCGCGAGTTTTTGGAGCTGAACGTGCGCACCTACGTGCACCTCGATGGTGTGCCGGGCGTGTGGTTCTTCTCGCTCGATGCCAGCAACCCGCTGGCGGTGTGGGCGGCGCGCACGTTTTTTCACCTGCCCTATTTTCGGGCGCAGCTCAAGCTGGAGCGGCCCGCCGCCGATGAGCTACACTACATTGGCCACCGCGTGCACAACGGCGCGCCCGAGGGCCACTTTGCCGCCACCTGGCGCGTGGGGGCAGTCCTACCCCCCGCCGAGCCGGGCTCGCTGGTTTTTTTCCTCACCGAGCGCTATTGCCTCTACGCGGCCGGCGGCATGGGGCCGGGGCGCGGCGACAAGCTGTACCGGGGCCGCATTGCGCACACCTCCTGGCCTTTGCATGAGGTGGAGCTGTTGAATTATAACTCGGACCTGGTGGAGGGCCACGGCCTGCCTACCCCCCTCGGCGCGCCCCTGCTGCATGCGGGCGGCCACGTGAGCGTGGACCTGTGGCGCTTGCGGCGGGTGTAA
- a CDS encoding aldose 1-epimerase family protein: MPTLTSATARVEIAPHGAELTSFTSLATGLEYIWQADPTQWGRHAPLLFPIVGKLPDDTYLLDGKAYKMPQHGFARDQEFQLILQDAHSLTFQLMASAASKAAYPFEFELRVRYELRGSVLTVGWHVRNPAAAPRALLFSIGSHPAFRCPPGPKERFADYAFHFDHPVSLDRQLLRGGLRTGETASVPAPNAALPLTYELFADDALVFSHFDFTRLTLQKADKTGPFVRMKFNGFPYLGLWTKGPGAQFVCIEPWQGVASPAGPPQELRDKEGILTLEPSQEFEASYSIEIG; the protein is encoded by the coding sequence ATGCCTACTCTGACCTCTGCCACCGCCCGCGTCGAAATTGCCCCGCACGGCGCGGAGCTGACCAGCTTCACCAGCCTCGCCACCGGGCTGGAATACATCTGGCAGGCCGACCCAACGCAGTGGGGCCGTCACGCGCCACTGCTGTTTCCCATCGTGGGCAAGCTGCCCGATGACACGTATCTGCTTGATGGCAAAGCGTATAAGATGCCGCAGCACGGCTTTGCCCGCGACCAGGAGTTTCAGCTCATCTTGCAGGATGCGCACAGCCTCACGTTTCAGCTCATGGCCAGCGCGGCCAGCAAAGCGGCCTACCCCTTCGAATTTGAGCTGCGGGTGCGCTACGAGCTGCGCGGCAGTGTGCTCACCGTGGGCTGGCACGTGCGCAACCCGGCCGCCGCGCCGCGGGCGCTGCTGTTCAGCATCGGCTCGCACCCGGCATTTCGGTGCCCGCCGGGACCAAAGGAGCGGTTCGCGGACTACGCCTTTCATTTTGACCACCCCGTGAGCTTAGATAGGCAGCTGCTGCGCGGCGGCCTGCGCACCGGCGAAACGGCATCCGTGCCCGCGCCGAACGCGGCCCTACCCCTCACCTATGAGCTTTTTGCCGACGACGCGCTGGTATTCAGTCATTTCGACTTCACGCGCCTGACGTTGCAAAAAGCCGATAAAACCGGCCCCTTCGTGCGGATGAAGTTCAATGGCTTTCCCTACCTCGGCCTCTGGACCAAAGGCCCCGGCGCGCAGTTTGTGTGCATTGAGCCCTGGCAGGGTGTGGCCAGCCCCGCCGGCCCGCCGCAGGAGCTACGCGACAAAGAAGGCATTCTGACGCTGGAGCCCAGCCAGGAATTCGAGGCCAGCTACTCGATTGAGATAGGGTAG
- a CDS encoding TonB-dependent receptor translates to MKTTLLAGAALLVLAAAPAWAQGPVSGLITDAQTGASLPGATVVLTDAPTLGATTDAAGRFRLPAVPAGPHTLHVRFVGYDAISQPLTGQPEAQQLAPLSLRVARNLTPEAVVTATRANERTATTYQNVSREQLQARNFGQDLPYLLDQTPSVVTTSDAGTGVGYTALRIRGTDGTRINVTLNGVPVNEAESHGVFFVDLPDLASSIQSIQVQRGAGPSTNGAGAFGASLNVETLGLRPKAYAEVNNSAGSFGTWKSTVAAGTGLLNGHFTVDARASRIQSEGYIDRGWSRLRSLYLAGTYSDEKTLLRALIITGYEQTYQAWYGLADSLLTKNRRYNEAGTDAGQHFPAYKNQTDNYQQDYYQFLISRQLSSKFNLSVTPFWTRGGGYYEEYKANQNFAMYGISGPVYQPRTGGGFDTLTTTDVIRRRWLKTDLYGATYALQGTFNQTFLKTFAVGGAVVGYRGQHYDELTWAQRGNNIPETGTPYYSEPNAHKLDVNSYARATVALGENLSAFGDVQFRHVSYELYAPDGSPNGGKSQQTINFNFFNPKAGLTYQVTPAVAAYASYALAQREPTRTDYTDTPANRRPTAEKLHNVELGLRRTTGAFQWSANYYLMLYRDQLVLSGHLDDVGNPIHTNVRDSYRTGIELQAAARLAKGLTFSPTATISRNKINNYTDYLTDYNTNIERGTTFKQTDISFSPALTFAYTLEYELLPGLRLATLAHYAGRQYLDNTSTNSRSIPAYYVQDVRVRYLWHPTALGFREIELAAVLNNVLGATYVNNGYTYGYLSGGQAQYYSYFYPQARQNFLASVNLRW, encoded by the coding sequence TTGAAAACTACTCTTTTGGCGGGAGCCGCACTGTTGGTGCTGGCGGCCGCGCCGGCGTGGGCACAGGGCCCCGTATCTGGCCTCATCACCGATGCCCAAACTGGCGCGAGCCTGCCCGGTGCCACCGTGGTGCTCACCGATGCCCCTACCCTGGGCGCGACCACCGATGCCGCCGGCCGCTTCCGGTTGCCGGCCGTGCCGGCCGGCCCGCATACGCTGCACGTGCGCTTTGTGGGCTACGATGCTATCAGCCAGCCGCTTACTGGTCAGCCCGAGGCGCAGCAGCTGGCCCCGCTGAGCTTGCGGGTGGCCCGCAACCTCACGCCCGAGGCCGTAGTCACGGCCACCCGTGCCAACGAGCGCACCGCTACTACCTACCAGAACGTGAGCCGCGAGCAATTGCAAGCCCGCAATTTCGGCCAAGACCTGCCCTACCTGCTCGACCAGACCCCGAGCGTGGTCACGACTTCGGACGCGGGCACGGGGGTAGGGTACACGGCGCTGCGCATCCGGGGCACCGACGGCACTCGTATCAACGTGACGCTCAACGGGGTGCCGGTGAACGAGGCCGAAAGCCACGGCGTGTTTTTTGTGGATTTGCCCGATTTGGCTTCGTCCATTCAAAGCATTCAGGTGCAGCGCGGGGCCGGACCAAGCACCAACGGCGCGGGCGCGTTCGGGGCTAGCTTGAACGTGGAAACCCTGGGCCTGCGGCCTAAAGCCTACGCCGAAGTGAATAATTCGGCCGGCTCGTTTGGGACCTGGAAAAGCACCGTGGCGGCCGGTACGGGCCTGCTGAATGGCCACTTCACGGTGGATGCGCGGGCCTCGCGCATCCAGAGCGAGGGCTACATTGACCGGGGCTGGTCGCGGCTCCGGTCGCTGTATTTAGCCGGCACGTATTCGGATGAAAAAACGCTGCTGCGGGCACTCATTATCACGGGCTACGAGCAAACCTACCAGGCCTGGTACGGACTGGCCGACTCGTTATTAACCAAGAATCGGCGATACAACGAGGCCGGCACCGACGCGGGCCAGCACTTTCCGGCTTATAAAAATCAGACCGATAATTACCAGCAGGATTATTATCAGTTTCTGATTTCCAGACAGTTAAGTTCAAAATTTAATCTGAGTGTGACGCCCTTCTGGACGCGCGGCGGCGGCTACTACGAGGAGTACAAGGCCAACCAGAACTTTGCGATGTACGGCATTTCGGGGCCGGTGTACCAGCCGCGCACGGGCGGCGGCTTCGACACGCTGACGACGACCGACGTTATCCGCCGCCGCTGGCTCAAAACCGACCTTTACGGTGCGACCTACGCCCTGCAAGGCACTTTCAATCAAACGTTTCTGAAGACCTTCGCCGTGGGCGGCGCGGTGGTGGGCTACCGCGGCCAGCACTACGATGAGCTGACCTGGGCGCAGCGCGGCAACAACATTCCCGAAACCGGCACGCCCTACTATTCGGAGCCCAATGCTCATAAGCTCGACGTGAATTCCTATGCCCGCGCTACCGTGGCGCTGGGCGAGAATCTGTCGGCTTTCGGCGACGTGCAGTTCCGGCACGTGAGCTACGAGCTGTACGCGCCCGACGGCAGCCCCAACGGTGGCAAGAGCCAGCAGACCATCAACTTCAATTTTTTTAACCCCAAGGCGGGGCTGACTTACCAGGTGACGCCCGCCGTGGCCGCCTACGCCTCCTACGCCCTGGCCCAGCGCGAGCCTACCCGCACCGACTACACCGATACGCCCGCCAACCGCCGCCCGACCGCCGAAAAGCTGCACAACGTGGAGCTGGGCCTGCGCCGCACCACTGGCGCGTTCCAGTGGTCGGCCAACTACTACCTGATGCTGTACCGTGACCAGCTCGTGCTGAGCGGCCACCTCGACGACGTGGGTAACCCCATCCATACCAATGTGCGCGACTCGTACCGCACCGGCATTGAGCTGCAAGCCGCCGCCCGCCTGGCTAAGGGCCTCACCTTCAGCCCTACGGCGACTATCAGCCGGAATAAAATCAATAATTATACCGATTACCTAACCGACTACAACACCAATATCGAGCGCGGCACCACGTTCAAGCAAACCGACATCTCGTTCTCGCCCGCGCTGACTTTTGCCTACACCCTGGAATACGAACTGCTGCCCGGCCTGCGCCTGGCCACGTTGGCCCATTACGCCGGCCGCCAGTACCTTGATAATACATCCACCAACAGCCGCAGCATTCCGGCCTACTACGTGCAGGACGTGCGCGTCCGATACCTCTGGCACCCCACGGCGCTGGGCTTCCGCGAAATCGAGCTGGCCGCCGTGCTTAATAACGTGCTGGGAGCCACTTACGTCAACAACGGCTATACTTACGGCTACCTCAGTGGTGGGCAGGCGCAGTACTACAGCTACTTCTACCCGCAGGCCCGCCAGAATTTCCTGGCTTCGGTCAATTTGCGGTGGTAG
- the pnuC gene encoding nicotinamide riboside transporter PnuC yields the protein MLLFAFANLPADTLAAVRATTGLEWAAVLTGFICVWLAARESLWNFPIAIVSCLLYVLIYYRQGLYSDSGLQGIFIALSAYGWYEWRYGGRGQTPLPVTHAPPAEWALAAAFVLAYTLGAGYYLAHHTDSTFPHWDSFTTGTSIAAQFLLMRKRLENWWLWLLVDIIYVPILWAKHLYPTSLLYALYLGLAAYGYWEWRRDMRGKAAMV from the coding sequence ATGCTGCTGTTTGCCTTCGCCAACCTGCCCGCCGACACCCTGGCCGCCGTGCGCGCCACCACCGGCCTGGAGTGGGCGGCCGTGCTCACGGGCTTCATCTGCGTGTGGCTGGCGGCCCGCGAGTCGCTCTGGAACTTCCCGATTGCTATCGTCAGCTGCCTGCTCTACGTGCTGATTTACTACCGGCAGGGCCTGTATTCCGACAGCGGCTTGCAGGGTATCTTCATCGCCCTCAGCGCCTATGGCTGGTACGAGTGGCGCTACGGCGGCCGGGGCCAGACGCCCCTGCCCGTGACCCACGCACCCCCCGCCGAGTGGGCGCTGGCCGCCGCCTTCGTGCTGGCCTACACCCTGGGCGCGGGCTACTACCTGGCCCACCACACCGACTCCACGTTTCCGCACTGGGACAGCTTCACCACCGGCACCAGCATTGCCGCGCAGTTTCTGCTCATGCGCAAGCGCCTCGAAAACTGGTGGCTCTGGCTGCTGGTAGATATTATTTACGTACCCATTCTGTGGGCCAAGCACCTGTATCCTACCAGCTTATTATACGCGCTGTACCTGGGCCTGGCCGCCTACGGCTACTGGGAGTGGCGACGCGATATGCGCGGTAAAGCGGCGATGGTCTAG
- a CDS encoding rhodanese-like domain-containing protein, with amino-acid sequence MLPDITPAALHARLTAGEDIQLIDVREEMEFDYCRIAGSVLVPLGEVPRRAAEIRAEGPVVLICHHGVRSAQALGYLQHRLGRENLLNLRGGIDAWSQEVDSGVPIY; translated from the coding sequence ATGCTGCCCGACATTACCCCCGCCGCCCTGCACGCCCGCCTCACGGCCGGCGAAGACATCCAGCTCATCGACGTGCGCGAAGAAATGGAGTTTGACTACTGCCGCATTGCGGGCAGCGTGCTCGTGCCGCTGGGCGAGGTGCCGCGCCGGGCCGCCGAAATCCGCGCCGAAGGGCCGGTGGTGCTCATTTGCCACCACGGCGTGCGCTCGGCGCAGGCGCTGGGCTACTTGCAGCACCGCCTGGGCCGCGAAAATCTGCTTAACTTGAGGGGTGGCATTGATGCCTGGAGCCAGGAAGTGGATTCGGGGGTGCCGATTTATTAG
- a CDS encoding AAA family ATPase gives MQRISLTGPESAGKSTLAAQLAAHYGTVFVPEFARHYLAKNGPAYALPDLEAIAHSQLAAEDAAAAQATRLLFCDTDLLVIKIWAENAFGTCPAWVLAGLAKPRYALTLLLAPDLPWEPDPLREHPDPAQRWHFYTLYKSELQRLSWHFVEIKGPAKQRLAQAVAAVDVLASV, from the coding sequence ATGCAGCGCATTTCCCTCACCGGCCCCGAATCGGCGGGCAAAAGCACGCTAGCGGCGCAGTTGGCAGCGCACTACGGCACTGTGTTCGTGCCCGAGTTTGCCCGGCATTATTTGGCGAAAAACGGCCCTGCCTACGCCCTACCCGACCTCGAAGCCATTGCCCACAGCCAGCTCGCGGCCGAGGACGCGGCGGCCGCCCAAGCTACCCGCCTGCTCTTCTGCGATACCGATTTGCTGGTCATCAAAATATGGGCAGAAAATGCGTTCGGCACGTGCCCGGCCTGGGTTTTGGCCGGGTTAGCGAAGCCGCGCTACGCCCTTACCCTGCTGCTGGCCCCCGACCTGCCCTGGGAGCCCGACCCCCTGCGCGAGCACCCCGACCCGGCACAGCGCTGGCATTTTTATACGTTGTATAAATCTGAATTACAGAGATTAAGCTGGCATTTTGTAGAAATAAAAGGCCCAGCTAAGCAACGCCTGGCGCAAGCCGTGGCGGCCGTGGATGTCCTCGCCTCCGTTTAA